In Rhodothermales bacterium, a single window of DNA contains:
- a CDS encoding DUF4783 domain-containing protein, with amino-acid sequence MNVRFCISIGVLCCALLPARAQDSNQVLQEFRAAVLQADAAALARQAAPTVEIALFGESKRYSRSQATLLLRTFFSDWPPDTFRLVDFTKTTSGWFLEGHYATVAGDELRFYVRMRLTDGRWLIRELLIEEYTDVRD; translated from the coding sequence ATGAACGTTCGCTTCTGCATATCCATTGGCGTGCTCTGCTGCGCCCTGCTTCCGGCCCGGGCGCAGGACAGCAATCAGGTCCTGCAGGAATTCCGGGCTGCTGTGCTGCAGGCGGACGCCGCGGCGTTGGCCCGGCAGGCAGCGCCGACCGTGGAAATAGCCCTTTTCGGTGAGTCAAAGCGGTATTCCCGGAGTCAAGCCACGCTCCTGTTGCGCACCTTTTTCTCGGATTGGCCCCCGGATACCTTTCGGTTGGTCGATTTCACGAAGACGACGTCAGGGTGGTTTCTGGAGGGTCATTATGCCACCGTGGCCGGGGACGAGCTCCGGTTCTACGTCCGGATGCGCCTGACGGACGGACGTTGGCTCATCCGCGAACTGCTCATTGAAGAGTACACCGATGTCCGCGATTGA
- a CDS encoding Smr/MutS family protein, protein MIPYPASAWQKVGFDAVRRAVRDEIRSEAGEGVFDAWSAFRSVDAVRAEMRRVAELQAVLESDERIPFESTPDVTDALRRAAPRDAMLAVEDLLDVARLIQVAAQVRAWFAGAPNRCPNVREDLLELDVPAALVGTIGQAIGDDGSVLDTASPELGRIRRALLNTRNQVRESALRALRAAIAAGWATEEQPTLRAGRMVIPVRAEARRKVQGFVHDVSATGQTVYVEPAASLDLNNDVRALELEEVREVERIRRHLTDAVRTHRHALAAAVQIMARLDLWLAKARVAHRMDASMPDVGTDGRVDVKGGRSASLVLHFETEGKGRPVVPFNLRMGPDCAMIVISGPNAGGKSVAMKAVGLMAAMVAHGLLLPVHPGSRFDLFDALMVDIGDEQSLEDDLSTFSSHLTNLTHILAESTPSTLVLIDEAGTGTDPEAGGAIAQAVLEALVDRGARTVVTTHFGPLKVFAHDREGVENASMMFDQARLAPTYRLEVGLPGSSFAAEIADRVGLPASIIHRARELMGDGRLRADALIAELVSKVAAAERHERETARAYREVEEQRRKLEERLSSVREEAEVMRTQALAEAEGIVKGANRLVERTIREIRESQAAREQTEAARSRLVEARENVQSRIKGQAGKQKKQTSGRRVADVGRPGTGTLSIGDQVRIDGGEAVGEVLSMSGKEVVVALGSMHVRAKPDRLTKVGGKKKQEVRVRQVGTTAGGASIQDVSTRLDIRGFRVDEAAAAVVPFLDRALAAGLDRVDILHGKGTGALRLAVAELLDATPHVADHHEAPLDEGGAGVTVVRLA, encoded by the coding sequence ATGATTCCCTATCCGGCATCGGCGTGGCAGAAGGTGGGATTCGATGCCGTCCGTCGGGCGGTCCGGGACGAAATCCGGTCCGAGGCTGGCGAAGGGGTGTTCGATGCATGGTCGGCGTTCCGTTCGGTCGATGCCGTGCGCGCGGAAATGCGCCGCGTGGCCGAGCTGCAGGCCGTCCTGGAGTCCGATGAGCGCATTCCGTTCGAGTCGACCCCGGATGTAACCGATGCGCTCCGTCGTGCGGCCCCCAGGGACGCCATGCTGGCGGTCGAGGACCTGCTGGATGTGGCCCGCCTCATCCAGGTGGCCGCGCAGGTGCGTGCCTGGTTCGCCGGGGCGCCGAACCGGTGTCCGAACGTGCGGGAAGACCTCCTGGAGCTGGACGTTCCGGCCGCCCTCGTAGGCACGATCGGCCAGGCCATTGGCGACGACGGCTCGGTCCTGGACACCGCGTCACCGGAGCTCGGTCGGATACGCCGCGCCCTCTTGAACACGCGCAACCAGGTCCGTGAAAGCGCCCTGCGGGCGCTGCGTGCTGCCATTGCGGCCGGCTGGGCCACCGAGGAACAGCCCACGTTGCGCGCCGGCCGCATGGTCATTCCCGTACGGGCGGAGGCCCGGCGCAAGGTCCAGGGATTCGTGCACGACGTATCGGCCACCGGACAGACCGTCTACGTTGAACCGGCAGCCAGTCTGGACCTGAACAACGATGTGCGGGCACTGGAGCTGGAGGAAGTCCGGGAGGTAGAGCGCATCCGAAGGCATCTGACCGATGCCGTGCGGACCCACCGTCACGCCTTGGCGGCGGCTGTTCAAATCATGGCACGACTCGATCTGTGGCTGGCGAAGGCCCGCGTGGCGCATCGTATGGACGCGTCCATGCCGGATGTGGGTACCGACGGCAGGGTGGACGTGAAGGGGGGGCGGAGTGCATCGCTCGTGCTGCACTTCGAGACCGAAGGCAAAGGCCGGCCGGTGGTGCCATTCAATCTCCGTATGGGCCCGGATTGCGCCATGATCGTGATTTCGGGACCGAATGCCGGCGGCAAGTCGGTGGCCATGAAGGCGGTGGGCCTGATGGCAGCCATGGTCGCCCATGGATTGCTTCTGCCGGTGCACCCGGGGTCCCGATTCGATCTGTTCGACGCCCTCATGGTGGACATCGGGGATGAACAGTCCCTGGAAGACGATCTGTCCACCTTCTCATCGCATTTGACCAACCTCACCCACATCCTGGCGGAGTCCACACCGTCCACGCTGGTCCTGATTGACGAGGCCGGGACGGGGACCGATCCGGAAGCGGGCGGGGCCATTGCCCAGGCCGTACTGGAGGCGCTGGTGGATAGGGGCGCCCGAACGGTGGTGACCACGCACTTCGGCCCCCTCAAGGTATTCGCGCACGACCGGGAGGGCGTCGAGAACGCGTCGATGATGTTTGATCAGGCGCGACTGGCGCCGACCTATCGGTTGGAAGTGGGATTGCCGGGTTCATCGTTTGCCGCCGAAATTGCAGACCGCGTGGGATTGCCCGCTTCCATCATCCATCGGGCCCGGGAGCTGATGGGTGACGGTCGCTTGCGTGCCGACGCATTGATTGCCGAGCTCGTATCCAAGGTGGCGGCTGCCGAGCGGCACGAGCGGGAAACGGCCAGGGCGTATCGGGAGGTCGAGGAGCAACGCCGGAAGTTGGAAGAACGGCTGTCGTCGGTCCGGGAGGAGGCGGAGGTCATGCGGACACAGGCCTTGGCGGAGGCGGAGGGCATTGTGAAGGGAGCCAACCGGCTCGTGGAACGCACCATCCGGGAAATACGCGAGTCCCAGGCGGCGCGTGAACAGACCGAGGCCGCGCGTTCGCGATTGGTGGAAGCCCGGGAGAACGTACAATCGCGAATCAAGGGACAGGCCGGGAAGCAGAAGAAACAGACCTCAGGCCGTCGTGTCGCCGATGTCGGCAGGCCGGGTACGGGGACGTTGTCCATCGGCGACCAGGTCCGGATTGATGGCGGAGAAGCCGTGGGCGAAGTCCTGTCGATGTCCGGAAAGGAGGTGGTTGTGGCACTGGGTTCCATGCACGTGCGTGCCAAACCGGACCGCCTCACCAAGGTCGGCGGCAAGAAGAAGCAGGAGGTCCGGGTACGACAGGTGGGAACTACGGCAGGCGGCGCGTCCATCCAGGATGTATCCACCCGCCTGGACATCCGGGGCTTCCGGGTGGATGAAGCCGCCGCCGCCGTCGTGCCGTTCCTGGACCGGGCCCTGGCTGCTGGCCTGGATCGGGTCGATATCCTGCACGGGAAAGGTACCGGGGCCCTGCGACTGGCCGTGGCAGAGTTGTTGGATGCGACTCCGCACGTGGCCGATCATCACGAGGCACCCCTGGATGAAGGTGGTGCCGGCGTGACGGTGGTCCGTCTGGCGTGA
- a CDS encoding sugar phosphate nucleotidyltransferase has protein sequence MKLIIPMAGRGTRVRPHSHVTPKPLLPVCGKSMVERIVDTFSAVLPRPITDGVFILGPDFGQDVRDELTAICARHHARAHFTVQEKAQGTAHAVACANEHLDGEGIVVFADTLFFMEPGVDLSGADVVAWVKHVDDPSAYGVAVREGDRIVRLVEKPKELISTEALIGIYYCRELRELGDAIQHLFDENLTGVGGEYQLTDAFDRLLKQDKVFKTASVTEWLDCGNIPALLETTKVILRHEAHAPDAARVNGTVIHEPVFLGPGAHLEGGEVGPYVSVESGATVRNATVRNSVVFADALVENSELEASFVGRNAEVQRFSGRLNIGDHSTVSG, from the coding sequence ATGAAACTGATCATCCCCATGGCAGGCCGCGGCACGCGCGTCCGCCCCCATTCACACGTCACGCCCAAGCCGCTCCTGCCCGTTTGCGGAAAGAGCATGGTGGAACGCATTGTGGATACCTTTTCCGCCGTACTCCCGCGCCCCATTACGGACGGGGTATTCATCCTCGGGCCCGATTTTGGGCAGGACGTCCGGGACGAACTGACGGCGATCTGTGCCCGGCACCATGCACGGGCCCATTTCACCGTGCAGGAGAAGGCGCAGGGAACCGCCCACGCCGTGGCATGCGCGAATGAGCACCTGGATGGGGAAGGGATTGTCGTATTCGCCGATACGCTGTTCTTCATGGAGCCCGGCGTGGACCTGAGCGGAGCCGATGTGGTGGCCTGGGTCAAGCACGTGGACGATCCGAGTGCCTACGGTGTGGCCGTGCGGGAAGGCGACCGGATTGTCCGGTTGGTGGAGAAGCCCAAGGAGCTCATTTCCACAGAGGCCCTTATCGGCATCTACTATTGCAGGGAACTGCGGGAGCTCGGCGATGCCATCCAGCACCTGTTCGACGAGAATCTGACGGGTGTGGGCGGAGAGTATCAGTTGACCGATGCGTTCGACAGGCTGCTGAAACAGGACAAGGTCTTCAAGACGGCGTCCGTTACCGAATGGTTGGATTGCGGCAACATCCCGGCGCTCCTGGAAACCACCAAGGTCATCCTCCGGCACGAGGCTCACGCTCCGGACGCGGCCCGGGTAAACGGCACGGTCATCCATGAACCGGTTTTCCTGGGCCCGGGTGCGCACCTGGAAGGCGGCGAAGTCGGTCCGTACGTGTCCGTCGAGTCCGGGGCCACCGTGCGGAACGCCACGGTCAGGAATTCCGTCGTCTTCGCGGACGCCCTTGTGGAAAACTCGGAGCTGGAGGCATCGTTCGTCGGACGGAATGCCGAAGTCCAGCGTTTTTCTGGACGATTGAACATCGGTGACCACAGCACGGTCTCCGGCTGA
- a CDS encoding TIGR00730 family Rossman fold protein has protein sequence MKPTVQDEWQNARIKDLWRVFRIMGEFVDGFEMLCDVGPSVSVFGSARTKPGDPNYELGVQVSKELVKRGFGVISGGGPGIMEAANKGAHEAGGVSVGLNIKIPHEQHSNPWIDPDKELNFDFFFVRKVMFVKYAQGFVVLPGGFGTMDELFEALTLIQTEKSARFPVVLMGRAFWGGLFDWIRNTMLAAGNISEEDLDLFRITDDPEEAARLIHHFYDNRVMLPNF, from the coding sequence ATGAAGCCCACGGTTCAGGACGAATGGCAGAATGCACGCATCAAGGACCTCTGGCGGGTCTTCAGGATCATGGGGGAATTCGTGGACGGATTCGAGATGTTGTGCGACGTGGGTCCGAGTGTTTCCGTCTTCGGATCCGCCCGCACCAAGCCCGGCGATCCGAACTATGAACTGGGCGTCCAGGTGTCGAAGGAACTCGTGAAACGAGGATTCGGTGTCATCAGCGGGGGCGGTCCGGGGATCATGGAGGCCGCCAACAAGGGGGCGCATGAAGCTGGCGGCGTGTCCGTGGGGCTCAACATCAAGATCCCGCACGAACAGCACTCGAATCCCTGGATTGACCCGGACAAGGAGCTCAATTTCGATTTCTTTTTCGTCCGGAAGGTCATGTTCGTGAAATATGCCCAGGGGTTCGTGGTGCTGCCCGGAGGCTTCGGAACCATGGATGAGTTGTTCGAGGCGCTCACGCTCATCCAGACGGAAAAATCGGCGCGATTCCCGGTCGTACTCATGGGACGGGCGTTCTGGGGCGGGCTGTTCGACTGGATCCGGAATACCATGTTGGCGGCCGGCAACATCAGTGAGGAAGACCTGGATCTCTTCCGGATCACGGACGATCCGGAAGAAGCCGCCCGGCTCATTCACCACTTCTATGACAACCGGGTCATGCTGCCGAATTTCTGA